From one Paeniglutamicibacter psychrophenolicus genomic stretch:
- a CDS encoding BBE domain-containing protein, protein MVYSGTLVYGRSRWASALRGFEAWSRDAADEVTVVITFITPPAWMEMGEEPLMLLGFAWSDQDFDRAAQVVGELRAAAPPDAESTELTGWTAWQSAVDGLFPKGVRAYWKNTSFDRLDDDVISTIIRHGAEQTWQGTAFDIHLMGGAYGRIAEDETAFPGRSSRFWLNIYGFWDAAGDDAARTAFVRGFAKDMAPFSTGREYVNFMGLEDAGRRTSALDVYGTAKLARLVALKQRFDPEDLFRLNHNVEP, encoded by the coding sequence ATGGTCTACTCCGGCACGCTGGTCTATGGGCGGTCGCGGTGGGCCTCCGCGCTGCGTGGGTTCGAGGCCTGGTCCCGTGACGCCGCAGACGAGGTGACGGTAGTGATTACCTTCATCACACCGCCGGCTTGGATGGAGATGGGCGAGGAACCGCTCATGCTACTCGGATTCGCCTGGTCGGACCAGGATTTCGACCGCGCCGCGCAAGTCGTTGGAGAACTGCGCGCGGCGGCCCCGCCCGACGCCGAGTCCACCGAACTTACAGGCTGGACCGCGTGGCAATCCGCGGTCGACGGGCTCTTCCCCAAGGGGGTGCGCGCCTACTGGAAAAACACGTCCTTCGACCGCCTCGATGACGACGTCATCAGCACCATCATCCGTCACGGCGCCGAACAAACATGGCAGGGGACCGCCTTTGACATCCATTTAATGGGCGGTGCCTATGGGCGGATTGCTGAGGATGAAACAGCGTTTCCGGGCCGGTCCTCGCGGTTTTGGCTGAACATCTATGGCTTCTGGGATGCCGCAGGCGACGACGCCGCACGGACCGCCTTTGTGCGCGGGTTTGCCAAGGACATGGCCCCATTCTCAACGGGCAGGGAATACGTCAACTTCATGGGTTTGGAGGACGCCGGGCGACGGACATCCGCCCTCGATGTGTACGGGACGGCGAAGCTTGCACGCCTCGTTGCACTCAAACAACGTTTTGACCCGGAGGATCTCTTCCGGTTGAACCACAACGTTGAACCTTGA
- a CDS encoding ImmA/IrrE family metallo-endopeptidase — translation MRPTEEAFTAAAQFREHHRLGVQPLGDLVALIEQATGIDVAVLDVDDTHEHGLTVRDPERDVMFLGVARTSHPMRQRSTLAHELAHIVFNDWADYGGGNWDRRSHGEIRADAFAGHLLIPRQGLREYLDGRLVDDPAVLSDVVQWFLVSPQMALVALAEMNLIDAAVKDAWWQYSTPRLAAQFGWADQYQALQMQSQKSRAPQKLLRRAIAGYRDSVVSAQAIATLRGIEAADAERGLREAGIVPVSHDESLDDDIHVPSEPLDLTELDDFGGPGPGAG, via the coding sequence ATGAGACCCACGGAAGAAGCATTCACGGCGGCGGCACAATTCCGTGAACACCACCGCCTGGGCGTGCAGCCCCTCGGAGACCTGGTTGCGTTGATCGAACAGGCCACCGGAATCGATGTGGCCGTGCTGGATGTCGATGACACGCACGAGCATGGGTTGACCGTGCGGGATCCCGAACGCGACGTCATGTTCCTGGGGGTCGCAAGGACCTCCCACCCCATGCGCCAGCGCAGCACGCTGGCCCACGAGCTGGCCCACATCGTTTTCAACGACTGGGCCGACTACGGCGGGGGCAACTGGGATCGCCGAAGCCACGGGGAAATACGTGCCGACGCTTTTGCCGGGCACCTGCTCATTCCGCGCCAGGGCCTGCGCGAGTACCTCGATGGCCGCCTCGTGGATGATCCGGCAGTGCTCTCGGACGTGGTGCAATGGTTCCTGGTTTCTCCCCAGATGGCACTCGTCGCCTTGGCCGAGATGAATCTCATCGATGCCGCGGTCAAGGATGCCTGGTGGCAGTACTCGACACCGCGGCTTGCCGCCCAATTTGGCTGGGCCGACCAGTACCAGGCGCTGCAAATGCAGTCGCAAAAGAGCAGGGCACCGCAAAAGCTCCTGCGGCGGGCCATCGCCGGCTACCGGGATTCGGTGGTCTCGGCGCAAGCAATCGCAACGCTGCGCGGGATCGAGGCCGCTGACGCCGAGCGTGGGCTTCGCGAGGCAGGCATCGTCCCCGTATCCCACGATGAGAGCCTGGACGACGACATCCACGTGCCATCGGAGCCCCTGGACCTGACCGAACTCGACGATTTCGGGGGCCCGGGGCCGGGAGCCGGATAG
- a CDS encoding FBP domain-containing protein, with amino-acid sequence MLPLNEQQIRASFINASLRERKAITLPENFGSLDWDNREFLGWRDPKLPLVGYVVTSLGDAHVGIMFRKAEGKIRNRAQCSWCEDVDLPNDVVFFNAKAGGQAGRDGDTIGMLVCANFECSANVRMMKSLPYIGFDREAEMHRRITVLQEHVLNFAKRVRDGE; translated from the coding sequence ATGCTTCCCCTCAACGAACAACAGATCCGCGCCTCCTTCATCAACGCCTCGCTGCGCGAGCGCAAGGCCATCACCCTCCCGGAAAACTTCGGCTCCCTGGATTGGGACAACCGTGAATTCCTGGGTTGGCGGGATCCAAAGCTGCCGCTGGTCGGCTACGTCGTCACCTCGCTGGGCGATGCTCACGTGGGCATCATGTTCCGCAAGGCCGAGGGCAAGATCCGCAACCGGGCCCAGTGCTCGTGGTGCGAGGACGTTGACCTGCCCAACGACGTGGTGTTCTTCAACGCCAAAGCGGGTGGCCAGGCGGGTCGCGACGGCGACACCATCGGCATGCTGGTATGTGCCAACTTCGAATGCTCCGCCAATGTCCGCATGATGAAGTCGTTGCCGTACATCGGCTTTGACCGCGAGGCCGAGATGCACCGCCGCATCACCGTGCTGCAGGAGCACGTGTTGAACTTCGCCAAGCGCGTGCGCGACGGCGAATAA
- a CDS encoding GNAT family N-acetyltransferase: protein MTRRLILDKPVPGDVDAVFAIANDPRTWSHLPEARVTDPGQTAALLAMFHAGWEANGLAAWVLRLGSDEGLPGLAPGRLLGTGGVNLIQTGAETEVWNLGYRLEPACWGHGFATELATYAVERARATRKDVPVIARVLSTNPSSAKVAQKAGLQLRWEGPAAVQTAAAAGEAALTRLILADRELEPGVLEWLVSRG from the coding sequence ATGACGCGACGGCTGATACTCGACAAGCCCGTGCCCGGTGACGTCGACGCGGTGTTTGCCATCGCCAACGACCCTCGAACCTGGTCGCACCTTCCCGAAGCGCGGGTCACGGACCCGGGACAGACCGCCGCCTTGCTGGCGATGTTCCACGCGGGGTGGGAGGCCAACGGGCTTGCCGCCTGGGTGCTTCGGCTGGGAAGCGATGAAGGCCTTCCTGGTCTGGCGCCCGGCCGGTTGCTCGGGACCGGGGGAGTGAACCTGATCCAGACGGGCGCCGAGACCGAGGTCTGGAACCTGGGCTACAGGTTGGAACCGGCCTGCTGGGGCCACGGATTCGCCACCGAGCTGGCCACTTACGCGGTCGAACGTGCCCGAGCCACCAGGAAAGACGTTCCGGTCATAGCCCGGGTGCTTTCCACCAATCCCTCCTCGGCCAAGGTCGCGCAGAAGGCAGGGCTCCAGTTGCGGTGGGAAGGTCCGGCCGCCGTGCAGACAGCGGCAGCAGCGGGGGAAGCCGCGCTCACGCGGCTCATCCTGGCCGACCGGGAGCTGGAACCCGGGGTTCTTGAATGGCTGGTCTCCCGCGGTTGA
- a CDS encoding class I SAM-dependent methyltransferase: protein MDSAPLRLSPYQDTSFDHGAISRFNAWFFTVLAGQINRYARLHKELAFDGIPPANVVELGAGCGANVGWMPAGVRLYALEPNRRMHDALRKTCSRAGVELVLLPTGAERMPFEDASVDEVVCSLVLCTVGDADAVLAEVGRVLRPGGHFRFVEHIAAPQGGMRGWVQLKIRRPWGWIFEGCDPHRDTLARIEAAGFTSVVAERRKFRRSPFWPVNTAAWGIATR, encoded by the coding sequence ATGGACTCGGCACCACTACGCCTCTCGCCGTATCAGGACACTTCGTTCGACCACGGTGCCATCAGCCGGTTCAATGCATGGTTTTTCACGGTTCTTGCGGGCCAGATCAATCGCTATGCACGGCTCCACAAGGAACTTGCATTCGATGGCATCCCGCCGGCGAACGTTGTCGAGCTTGGTGCCGGATGCGGCGCAAATGTGGGCTGGATGCCCGCCGGTGTCCGGCTCTACGCCCTTGAACCGAACCGGCGCATGCACGACGCGCTGCGCAAGACATGCTCCCGGGCTGGCGTCGAACTAGTGCTGCTGCCCACGGGTGCCGAACGGATGCCGTTTGAGGATGCGAGTGTTGATGAGGTGGTGTGCTCACTCGTGCTGTGCACCGTCGGGGACGCCGATGCGGTTCTTGCCGAGGTGGGCAGGGTGCTTCGTCCGGGAGGCCATTTTCGCTTCGTCGAGCACATTGCAGCCCCGCAGGGTGGAATGCGCGGCTGGGTGCAACTCAAAATCAGGCGTCCGTGGGGCTGGATTTTCGAAGGCTGCGACCCGCATCGCGACACCTTGGCGCGCATCGAAGCGGCCGGCTTCACCTCCGTGGTCGCCGAACGCCGCAAGTTCCGACGTTCACCGTTCTGGCCCGTCAACACGGCTGCATGGGGCATTGCAACGCGGTGA
- a CDS encoding FAD-binding protein, translating into MIDRHPAAVLCAASPADVAEGLRFAQEHSLPLAVRGGGHGVSGNGTVESGLVIDLGSLNEVSVDRRSAVVRVAGGAKLGDVDRATAPYRLAVPLGVISGTGWRD; encoded by the coding sequence ATGATCGACCGCCATCCTGCGGCTGTGCTGTGCGCGGCATCGCCAGCCGACGTCGCCGAGGGCCTGCGGTTCGCCCAAGAACACAGCCTGCCGCTCGCCGTTCGTGGAGGCGGCCACGGGGTGTCCGGGAACGGGACCGTCGAATCAGGTCTGGTCATCGACCTTGGATCCCTTAACGAGGTCAGTGTCGACCGGAGGAGCGCGGTCGTCCGAGTGGCAGGTGGCGCGAAGCTTGGGGACGTTGACCGGGCAACGGCACCGTACCGGCTCGCCGTACCATTGGGCGTGATTTCGGGCACGGGGTGGCGGGACTGA
- a CDS encoding bifunctional allantoicase/(S)-ureidoglycine aminohydrolase produces the protein MPKTQTRAEASYYTNYGGHPPQTDLLTDRAIVTEAYTVIPRGVLRDIVTSVFPEWTGTRAWVLNRPVAGGATTFAQSIVEVNPGGGSENPEPQAEVQSFIFVVSGSLTVTINGQTQTLEEGGFAFAPAGATWSAHNNGVEIATFHWIRKRYEPLAGVAAPGPVFGNERDMAQNAMPDTDGKWRTTRMLDPEDVAFDFGVNIVTFEPGASIPFAETHVMEHGLYVLEGKAVYRLNADWVEVEAGDYMSLRAFCPQACYAGGPSNFRYLLYKDQNRQIAL, from the coding sequence ATGCCTAAGACCCAGACTCGTGCCGAGGCCAGCTATTACACGAACTACGGTGGACACCCGCCGCAGACCGACCTGCTGACCGACCGCGCCATCGTCACCGAGGCCTACACTGTCATTCCTCGCGGCGTGCTGCGCGACATCGTCACCTCGGTCTTCCCGGAGTGGACCGGAACCCGCGCCTGGGTCCTGAACCGCCCGGTCGCCGGCGGCGCCACGACCTTCGCCCAGTCCATCGTCGAGGTCAACCCCGGCGGAGGCTCGGAGAACCCGGAGCCGCAGGCCGAGGTCCAGTCCTTCATCTTCGTGGTCTCCGGTTCGCTGACCGTGACCATCAACGGGCAGACCCAGACCCTGGAAGAGGGGGGCTTCGCCTTCGCCCCGGCAGGTGCCACCTGGTCCGCGCACAACAACGGCGTCGAGATTGCCACCTTCCACTGGATCCGCAAGCGCTACGAGCCGCTGGCCGGCGTCGCCGCCCCGGGCCCGGTCTTCGGCAACGAGCGGGACATGGCACAGAACGCGATGCCCGACACCGATGGCAAGTGGCGCACCACGCGCATGCTTGACCCGGAGGATGTCGCCTTCGACTTCGGCGTGAACATCGTGACCTTCGAGCCCGGTGCCTCGATCCCGTTCGCCGAGACCCACGTCATGGAGCACGGCCTGTACGTGCTCGAGGGCAAGGCCGTCTACCGCCTGAACGCCGACTGGGTCGAGGTGGAGGCGGGCGACTACATGTCGCTGCGCGCCTTCTGCCCACAGGCTTGCTACGCCGGCGGACCGTCGAACTTCCGCTACCTGCTGTACAAGGACCAGAACCGCCAGATCGCGCTGTAG
- a CDS encoding maleylpyruvate isomerase family mycothiol-dependent enzyme — protein sequence MINSARLHSDLSRLGRETSMMLATIETLSADEMTAPSLCGGWSRADVIAHLASNGRAIVKLIDWATTGDEQQLYASPEARAQEIAALAALPRQELVEKFRASAEFFAEQSERLTGRLALDEVDLHGKVIPATSIVALRIAEIVVHHQDLDTAWTIAEADPDSQLDAVEAAVRTMRAKNAPGMTLVTEEGDTWVIGDGALRVESDREGMIEWLSRGQGRHVEADGELPVLPAW from the coding sequence ATGATCAACTCCGCCCGCTTGCACTCGGACCTCTCCCGCCTCGGCCGCGAAACTTCCATGATGCTGGCCACGATTGAGACCCTGTCCGCCGATGAAATGACCGCCCCCTCGCTGTGCGGGGGCTGGAGCAGGGCCGATGTCATCGCCCACCTCGCCTCCAACGGCCGCGCAATCGTCAAGCTCATCGACTGGGCCACCACCGGGGACGAGCAGCAGCTCTATGCATCGCCCGAGGCCCGCGCCCAGGAGATCGCGGCCCTCGCGGCGCTCCCCCGCCAGGAGCTGGTCGAGAAATTCCGTGCCTCCGCCGAATTCTTCGCCGAGCAATCCGAGCGGCTGACCGGCCGGCTCGCCCTCGACGAGGTGGACCTGCACGGCAAGGTCATCCCCGCCACCTCGATCGTGGCGCTGCGCATCGCCGAAATCGTTGTCCACCACCAGGACCTGGACACCGCCTGGACCATTGCGGAGGCCGACCCGGACTCCCAGCTGGACGCCGTCGAGGCCGCGGTGCGCACCATGCGGGCCAAGAACGCCCCGGGCATGACCCTGGTGACCGAGGAAGGCGACACGTGGGTCATCGGCGACGGTGCCCTGCGCGTGGAATCCGACCGCGAGGGCATGATCGAGTGGCTTTCCCGCGGTCAGGGGCGGCACGTCGAAGCCGACGGGGAACTGCCGGTGCTGCCAGCCTGGTAG
- a CDS encoding DUF6986 family protein: MSGAGVLNAAALASIEADLAATDELLEKGYPGDDGRRQPIHTAYVPADRFTPELPAAWGAAALAKAGGVSGLATLAEKLGLSQPGELAELVAAKLEREPIEDLRLDFEDGYGDPGDDIEDAAVIKAAQLVTQAVADGTAPPFIGIRFKCFEAPTRARGLRTLDLFVSTLARAGELPAGLVLTLPKVTTIAQVKAMVFVCEQLEAAHGLPAGRLRFEVQMETPQLILAADGTVPSAALIHAGKGRVSSLHYGTYDYSASLGIAAAYQSMEHPAADYAKNVMQVAIAGTGVHMSDGSTNILPLGDAEQVEAAWALHARLVRRHLERGIYQGWDLHENQLATRYLATYAFYREGFAAAALRLRNYVHRIESAIMDEPATAKALANFIRRGLICGALTAEEITSQAEISLTTLEAIALARATQTEDSNA, from the coding sequence GTGAGTGGCGCGGGCGTGCTGAACGCCGCGGCACTGGCAAGCATCGAGGCCGACCTGGCCGCCACCGACGAACTGCTGGAAAAGGGCTACCCGGGCGACGACGGACGGCGCCAGCCGATCCACACCGCCTACGTCCCGGCCGACCGCTTCACCCCCGAGCTGCCCGCAGCCTGGGGCGCGGCGGCGCTGGCCAAGGCCGGCGGCGTGTCCGGACTGGCAACCCTGGCCGAGAAGCTGGGGCTGTCGCAGCCCGGCGAGCTGGCGGAGCTGGTCGCCGCGAAGCTGGAGCGCGAACCCATCGAGGACCTGCGCCTTGACTTCGAGGACGGGTACGGGGATCCCGGGGACGACATCGAGGACGCCGCCGTCATCAAGGCCGCGCAGCTGGTCACCCAGGCCGTTGCCGACGGAACGGCCCCGCCGTTCATCGGCATCCGCTTCAAGTGCTTCGAGGCGCCCACCCGGGCCCGCGGACTGCGCACCCTGGACCTGTTCGTTTCCACGCTGGCCCGCGCCGGCGAACTGCCGGCGGGCCTGGTGCTGACCCTTCCGAAGGTCACCACCATCGCCCAGGTGAAGGCCATGGTCTTCGTCTGCGAGCAGCTGGAGGCCGCCCACGGGCTGCCCGCCGGCCGCCTGCGCTTCGAGGTCCAGATGGAAACCCCGCAGCTGATCCTCGCCGCAGACGGCACCGTGCCCTCGGCCGCGTTGATCCACGCCGGCAAGGGACGCGTTTCATCGCTGCACTACGGCACCTACGACTACTCGGCCTCCCTCGGCATCGCCGCGGCCTACCAGTCAATGGAGCACCCGGCAGCGGACTACGCCAAGAACGTCATGCAGGTGGCCATCGCCGGCACCGGCGTGCACATGTCCGACGGCTCGACCAACATCCTGCCCCTCGGCGATGCCGAACAGGTCGAGGCCGCCTGGGCGCTGCATGCCCGACTGGTGCGCCGCCACCTGGAACGCGGGATCTACCAGGGCTGGGACCTGCACGAAAACCAGCTGGCCACCCGCTACCTGGCGACCTACGCGTTCTACCGCGAGGGCTTCGCCGCCGCGGCGCTCCGCCTGCGCAACTATGTGCACCGGATCGAATCGGCCATCATGGATGAACCGGCAACCGCCAAGGCGCTGGCCAACTTCATCCGCCGCGGGCTGATCTGTGGCGCACTCACTGCCGAGGAAATCACCTCGCAGGCCGAAATTTCATTGACCACCCTTGAAGCCATCGCGCTCGCGCGAGCAACACAGACGGAGGACTCGAATGCCTAA
- a CDS encoding helix-turn-helix domain-containing protein → MTKAKDIGALIAEAMRGANLSQRALADQTDISQSTICRILSGERLAKMPEIIQIAWATGRTVAQLSGMRTLSDRVQCAARATDGSDMNRMRGALLNFLELDEYLDRQGIRAS, encoded by the coding sequence ATGACGAAAGCAAAAGACATCGGAGCGCTCATCGCCGAAGCCATGCGCGGCGCGAACCTGAGCCAGCGCGCCCTTGCCGACCAAACGGATATCTCACAATCGACGATTTGCCGGATCCTGTCCGGGGAACGCTTGGCAAAAATGCCGGAGATCATCCAGATCGCCTGGGCGACGGGGCGCACCGTTGCCCAACTCAGCGGCATGCGCACGCTCTCGGACCGGGTCCAGTGCGCCGCCCGGGCAACCGACGGATCGGACATGAACCGCATGCGCGGGGCCCTGCTCAACTTCCTGGAACTGGACGAGTACCTGGACCGCCAAGGCATCCGGGCCTCCTGA